The following proteins are co-located in the Ktedonobacteraceae bacterium genome:
- a CDS encoding MFS transporter has protein sequence MLRRSVIPLLVGTFILRLNGGAGNIILGRFLAELSLRHGRVITNINVGMLSVAFFVTELTLAPVMGAFSDRWGRRIFLTIGPVLGLIQVALLFFTPSENALLYLVSLQVLAGISSAMQVPAVLGYLADYTAQNPARRMRFMSFYELATSGGLAAGVAAGGFAWDRFGRFSFGVLALGYLLVALCMMVVPKVRQIMDRGRINALAMRYWRIIRTPRLFIFIPAWISIAALLGVWLSSQLTFILSARRHLPHQYLMGIVSGHGGGGRLSLILGAYVLFFGLCLLFWAFFLNRIPRLVLMLFSVAGVYLGCIALFGINSGGVEQIPVLVFWIVVLMLGIFAETAFAPAALAYLADVSEEAAKDRGLLMGLYSVFLGLGQLVGNGLGGVFAQVWGFNGLIYLTALLAFIALISLLFLFRQERRIAHSTQHSVANFGPAE, from the coding sequence ATGCTTCGACGTTCGGTCATACCACTGCTCGTCGGCACGTTTATCTTACGCCTCAATGGTGGTGCGGGAAATATCATCCTGGGGCGTTTCCTGGCGGAGCTTTCGCTGCGTCATGGTCGTGTGATTACCAATATCAATGTTGGCATGCTCTCGGTGGCTTTTTTTGTTACTGAGCTGACCCTGGCCCCCGTCATGGGCGCATTCAGCGACCGCTGGGGGCGCCGTATATTCCTTACTATCGGGCCAGTATTGGGCCTGATACAGGTAGCGCTACTCTTTTTTACTCCTTCTGAGAATGCTCTACTGTACCTGGTAAGCCTGCAAGTCCTGGCAGGAATATCCTCGGCCATGCAGGTGCCTGCCGTCCTTGGCTATCTCGCCGACTACACGGCTCAGAATCCGGCCCGTCGCATGCGCTTCATGAGCTTTTACGAACTTGCGACTAGCGGCGGGTTGGCAGCAGGTGTGGCCGCGGGAGGATTTGCCTGGGATCGTTTTGGTCGCTTCTCCTTCGGCGTGCTTGCCCTCGGTTATTTGCTGGTAGCTCTTTGTATGATGGTGGTGCCGAAAGTCCGGCAAATCATGGATCGTGGTAGGATAAATGCCCTTGCCATGCGCTACTGGCGCATTATCCGCACTCCGCGCCTCTTCATCTTTATTCCGGCATGGATAAGCATCGCGGCTCTACTGGGTGTCTGGCTGAGTTCTCAATTGACCTTCATCCTCTCTGCTCGCAGGCATTTGCCGCACCAGTATTTAATGGGCATTGTGAGTGGTCATGGCGGCGGCGGGCGTTTGAGCCTCATTCTCGGCGCCTATGTCCTCTTCTTCGGGCTTTGCCTGCTCTTCTGGGCATTTTTCCTCAATCGTATACCTCGCCTTGTGCTGATGCTCTTTTCCGTGGCCGGAGTCTACCTGGGCTGTATTGCTCTTTTTGGCATCAACAGCGGCGGTGTGGAGCAAATTCCGGTGCTGGTATTCTGGATTGTGGTGTTGATGCTGGGAATCTTCGCGGAAACTGCCTTCGCTCCGGCGGCCCTCGCGTATCTTGCCGATGTATCTGAGGAGGCGGCCAAGGATCGTGGTCTGCTGATGGGCTTGTATTCTGTTTTTCTAGGACTGGGACAGCTGGTGGGCAATGGATTGGGAGGCGTATTCGCCCAGGTGTGGGGATTCAACGGCTTAATCTATCTCACAGCCCTGCTAGCATTCATCGCGCTCATTTCTCTGCTGTTCTTATTCCGGCAGGAGCGCAGGATTGCTCATAGTACCCAGCATTCAGTTGCGAATTTCGGGCCTGCGGAATAA